A region from the Arcanobacterium buesumense genome encodes:
- a CDS encoding sialidase family protein has product MQGKTMVSTQGENVMRRLTSKLVGVLATVGLMLVPAWPAYAGEDIEPDPAISEPTAISIVTNETGVAKLYFSDPQRGNAYSLGEEIELKLRFESDLPYGVDLQASSETAQGAQNCYWHNFPAKGPGRFDCKPGAQNFRSWPVYTVTEKDQLRGWATVDFTFIAKRQPHDPTGQTITVKKTVKVYKPGEVENLPKDPYQVTKLAQAGSYQYDCHRIPALAKVQGRLIAAWDGRPGGCGDAPNPNSIIMKYSDDDGETWSDFSTIAQGKQGSDKVGYSDPSFIVDEETGTIFAFFVKSFDAGIARSQKGVEPDNRQIIHTVYVKSDNKGETWSEPVLVTKEISQDQDQYARFAASGRGIQLKYGPHKGRLIQQYTVVNEGSWDYGLHQAVSLYSDDHGQSWHAGTPIGGEWGSAMDENKVVELSDGRVLLSSRRYEGQAIFGRHYALSDDGGQTYTLDKTDNRRLKDPRNNASIIRAFPDAPMNSERAKVLLSSHANSDSSRVDGMVSVSFDDGKTWQDTQTFKNGTMQYSTMEPLGDGKYGILFEGEASEILYRTVDLAWLGLDKALPLLPDVEKAEQDLADKQAELDKAQGDLEDSKAELAKTEAEKEQAEKAQQEAENALAQAQDELAKLKAELEKIKADNEANAEELAQAQQAAEEAGKKIDQLEKDKADLAEKLAQAQAEAQAAKEAQAQAQAEAEKLKAEKAELEKKLADVQNKPKAEIPLVPLTPAQPADTPSEEESQPKVMIPAGDIVQGGTYTFTGSGFTPGENYQVTVHSTVVDLGTVTADEHGKFSLAWKVPADFAPGQHTVKVSGAAATVSATFDVMAKKVAQEDANPAPQKPQVVPDVQQHKPVLAKTGVGLGVVAMAMFAMLVLGGALSVTSRRHSNS; this is encoded by the coding sequence ATGCAGGGTAAGACAATGGTGTCTACTCAAGGAGAAAATGTGATGAGGAGATTGACCTCGAAACTGGTTGGTGTGCTAGCAACAGTTGGGCTAATGTTAGTGCCGGCTTGGCCTGCCTATGCTGGTGAAGATATTGAACCAGATCCAGCCATATCCGAACCAACTGCGATAAGTATTGTCACGAATGAGACAGGTGTTGCGAAACTTTATTTTTCCGATCCGCAAAGAGGAAATGCGTATAGCTTAGGGGAGGAAATTGAACTTAAACTTCGTTTTGAGTCTGATTTACCTTACGGTGTGGATCTCCAAGCGTCTTCTGAGACGGCACAGGGGGCACAAAATTGTTATTGGCATAATTTTCCGGCTAAAGGGCCAGGACGTTTTGACTGTAAACCAGGGGCACAAAATTTCAGATCTTGGCCAGTTTATACGGTGACAGAAAAAGATCAGTTGCGTGGTTGGGCAACAGTTGATTTTACCTTTATTGCGAAAAGGCAACCACATGATCCGACTGGTCAAACAATTACTGTAAAAAAGACGGTAAAAGTCTATAAGCCAGGAGAAGTAGAGAATCTGCCTAAAGATCCTTATCAGGTAACAAAATTAGCGCAGGCAGGTTCGTATCAGTATGACTGTCATCGTATTCCGGCTTTGGCAAAGGTACAAGGACGTCTTATTGCTGCGTGGGATGGTCGGCCCGGAGGCTGTGGCGACGCTCCAAATCCAAACAGTATTATTATGAAATACTCAGATGATGACGGCGAGACATGGAGCGATTTTTCAACTATCGCACAGGGCAAGCAGGGCAGTGATAAAGTCGGATATTCTGATCCGTCTTTCATTGTTGATGAAGAAACTGGAACTATTTTTGCATTCTTTGTTAAGAGCTTTGATGCTGGTATCGCTAGATCTCAAAAAGGTGTAGAACCAGATAATCGACAGATCATTCATACGGTCTATGTCAAGTCAGATAATAAAGGGGAAACTTGGTCGGAACCTGTATTAGTGACGAAAGAAATTTCTCAAGATCAAGACCAGTATGCAAGGTTTGCTGCTTCAGGGCGTGGAATTCAACTAAAGTACGGTCCACATAAAGGACGGTTAATACAGCAGTACACAGTCGTGAATGAAGGTAGCTGGGACTATGGTTTACATCAAGCTGTTTCACTATACTCTGACGATCACGGCCAAAGCTGGCATGCCGGCACTCCCATCGGTGGTGAGTGGGGTAGTGCCATGGATGAAAACAAAGTTGTTGAACTTTCAGATGGTCGAGTTTTGCTCAGTTCTCGACGTTATGAAGGCCAAGCTATCTTCGGCCGGCACTATGCGTTATCTGACGATGGTGGACAGACCTACACGCTGGATAAGACTGATAACCGTCGATTGAAGGATCCGCGCAATAATGCTTCGATTATTCGCGCTTTCCCAGACGCGCCAATGAATAGCGAGCGCGCTAAGGTCTTATTGTCTTCCCATGCTAATAGTGATAGTAGCCGGGTTGATGGAATGGTGAGCGTCAGCTTTGACGATGGCAAGACGTGGCAAGATACCCAAACCTTTAAGAACGGGACGATGCAGTATTCGACCATGGAACCATTGGGTGACGGCAAGTATGGCATCCTCTTCGAAGGTGAAGCTTCGGAGATTCTTTATCGCACAGTTGATTTGGCGTGGCTGGGTCTAGATAAGGCTCTCCCATTGTTGCCAGACGTCGAGAAAGCAGAACAAGATCTTGCTGATAAGCAGGCAGAACTAGATAAGGCTCAGGGCGATCTTGAAGATAGCAAGGCAGAACTAGCAAAGACGGAAGCTGAGAAGGAGCAAGCTGAGAAAGCTCAGCAAGAAGCAGAGAATGCGCTTGCTCAAGCTCAGGACGAATTAGCAAAATTAAAGGCTGAGCTAGAAAAGATCAAGGCAGATAATGAGGCAAATGCCGAGGAGCTAGCTCAAGCTCAGCAAGCTGCTGAAGAAGCTGGAAAGAAGATTGACCAGCTTGAAAAGGATAAGGCGGACTTGGCTGAGAAGTTAGCTCAGGCACAAGCTGAAGCACAGGCTGCTAAAGAAGCTCAAGCACAAGCTCAAGCTGAAGCAGAAAAGCTGAAGGCAGAGAAGGCAGAACTAGAGAAGAAACTCGCCGATGTGCAAAACAAGCCAAAGGCTGAGATTCCACTTGTTCCATTGACTCCAGCTCAGCCAGCTGACACGCCAAGTGAAGAAGAATCCCAACCGAAGGTCATGATCCCGGCAGGCGATATTGTTCAAGGCGGAACATATACCTTCACGGGAAGTGGATTTACTCCAGGTGAAAATTACCAGGTGACAGTCCACTCCACCGTCGTCGATCTGGGTACTGTTACCGCTGATGAGCACGGTAAGTTCAGTCTTGCCTGGAAGGTTCCAGCTGATTTCGCACCTGGCCAACACACTGTGAAGGTGTCCGGAGCTGCTGCTACTGTGAGTGCTACTTTCGATGTTATGGCAAAGAAGGTAGCGCAGGAAGACGCTAACCCCGCGCCACAAAAGCCGCAGGTTGTTCCAGATGTTCAGCAACATAAGCCAGTGTTAGCAAAGACTGGTGTTGGACTGGGCGTTGTTGCTATGGCAATGTTCGCCATGTTGGTTCTTGGTGGCGCACTAAGTGTGACTAGCCGCCGGCATTCTAACAGCTAA
- a CDS encoding aldose 1-epimerase family protein codes for MLTIPLQRNQFTNVWQPIVTSEDIKVRSYRYDTGIETLRLENSRGYIEVLPFMGQIIWDAEFDDTSLRMTNMFSRPQPCKEIVDTYGCFAFHSGLLAAGCPSPEDNHPLHGEFPCATMDEAWLEIDDDGTVRIVSSYEYVQGFGHHYQAVPHVSMRPGSSMFDIGMKVTNLSKYAPMPLQYMCHMNYAFVENGVMTENLPEGAFQLRRTVPAHVTPTARWSEINEQILAGDIDGSSLAQAKEFDPEIVFFADDLPQYGKNIECELASEDGVVFRTEFSSEEFPVATRWILYNADQQVAAFVLPGTSRPEGFLAACEAGTLIELEAGQTRTFTVTTGIKE; via the coding sequence ATGCTAACAATTCCTCTTCAACGAAACCAATTTACTAACGTATGGCAACCAATCGTGACCAGCGAGGATATCAAAGTTCGATCCTATCGCTACGATACTGGAATCGAAACACTCCGCCTGGAAAATAGCCGCGGATATATTGAAGTCCTACCATTTATGGGACAAATAATTTGGGACGCCGAATTCGATGATACGTCGTTACGAATGACGAATATGTTTAGCCGGCCTCAACCATGCAAAGAAATAGTTGACACATATGGCTGCTTTGCGTTCCATTCGGGACTATTGGCTGCCGGATGTCCGTCACCGGAAGATAACCATCCCCTGCACGGTGAATTCCCCTGCGCAACAATGGATGAAGCGTGGTTAGAAATCGACGACGACGGAACAGTACGTATCGTATCTTCCTACGAATATGTGCAAGGTTTCGGACATCACTATCAGGCAGTGCCCCACGTGAGTATGCGTCCTGGCTCATCCATGTTTGATATCGGAATGAAAGTCACCAACCTTTCAAAGTATGCGCCGATGCCGTTGCAATATATGTGCCACATGAACTATGCCTTTGTCGAGAACGGAGTAATGACCGAAAACTTGCCTGAGGGTGCATTCCAACTTCGCCGTACTGTTCCTGCGCATGTTACGCCAACTGCACGCTGGAGCGAGATCAACGAACAAATTTTGGCTGGAGACATCGATGGTTCATCGTTGGCGCAAGCAAAAGAATTTGATCCAGAAATTGTTTTCTTTGCTGATGATCTGCCGCAGTACGGAAAGAATATTGAATGTGAATTAGCTAGTGAAGATGGGGTTGTTTTCCGTACAGAATTTAGTTCTGAAGAATTCCCGGTGGCTACTCGCTGGATCCTCTACAATGCTGATCAACAAGTTGCAGCTTTTGTCTTGCCTGGAACATCGCGTCCTGAAGGTTTCCTTGCTGCATGTGAAGCAGGTACGCTAATTGAATTAGAAGCGGGACAGACTCGGACATTTACCGTCACTACTGGAATTAAGGAGTAA
- a CDS encoding GlsB/YeaQ/YmgE family stress response membrane protein, giving the protein MFNILGTLVFGAVIGILAKFFKGADLSIIATVVLGVVGVVLGNALLSVFGYPLDTRGIDWIRWIVCTLTAMAAIGFYAGRQMRNK; this is encoded by the coding sequence GTGTTTAATATTCTTGGAACGCTTGTTTTTGGAGCTGTTATTGGGATTTTAGCTAAGTTTTTTAAGGGCGCGGATCTTTCGATCATAGCTACGGTTGTTTTGGGCGTGGTCGGTGTTGTGCTTGGGAATGCTCTACTATCTGTTTTTGGCTATCCGCTTGATACCCGAGGTATTGATTGGATCCGATGGATTGTTTGTACGTTGACTGCGATGGCAGCGATTGGCTTTTATGCTGGTAGGCAGATGCGTAACAAGTAG
- the fucP gene encoding L-fucose:H+ symporter permease codes for MATNTSFGLIKDPTIQQPDGYLDKTPIWQYILLSICFPMWGAAASLNDVLITQFKSIFELSDFASAFVQSAFYGGYFLLAIPASRVIRRWSYKSGLLIGLSFYIIGCMLFFPASHVATYTVFLAALFAIAVGLSFLETSANTYSSMIGPRKYATLRLNISQTFYPLGSIFGILLGKYLIFTDGDALHKQLDALSGIERQQFAEEMLQRTLGPYRWIIVVLAVLMLVIAITQFPHAKPLSHDKEVKATIGETLRYLGKNRNFATGIFTQFMYVGMQTAVWSFTIRLALNLDDTINERTASNYMIWAFAAFFVGKFIANILMTKFNENVVLIGYSIAGVLALLWVITVPNMTAVYAAILTSGLFGPCWATIYARTLDAIEDKRHTETGGAVIVMSIIGGAVIPVIQGLVSDTLDSMQLAFSVSLVCFLVVLMYFVKQHRAEKAISTTEK; via the coding sequence ATGGCCACTAATACTTCATTTGGTCTTATTAAAGATCCAACGATCCAACAACCAGATGGATATCTTGATAAAACTCCAATTTGGCAATACATCCTGCTATCTATCTGTTTCCCTATGTGGGGCGCCGCGGCATCCCTCAACGATGTCCTCATCACTCAGTTCAAGTCCATCTTCGAACTATCTGATTTTGCCTCAGCTTTCGTACAATCCGCTTTCTATGGAGGTTACTTCCTCCTCGCTATCCCAGCTTCGCGTGTGATTCGCCGCTGGAGTTATAAGTCGGGACTGCTCATCGGGTTAAGCTTCTACATTATTGGCTGTATGTTGTTCTTCCCAGCTTCTCATGTAGCCACCTACACCGTATTTTTAGCTGCGCTCTTCGCTATCGCAGTAGGATTATCGTTCCTCGAAACCTCCGCAAACACCTACTCGTCGATGATCGGCCCACGTAAATACGCCACCCTACGCCTTAACATTTCGCAGACGTTCTACCCACTCGGATCCATTTTCGGTATCTTGCTTGGCAAATACCTTATTTTCACGGACGGAGACGCCCTCCACAAGCAACTCGACGCTCTATCTGGGATAGAACGCCAACAATTCGCTGAAGAAATGTTGCAACGCACCCTTGGGCCATACCGCTGGATCATCGTCGTCCTAGCCGTTCTCATGCTTGTTATTGCTATTACGCAATTCCCGCACGCCAAACCACTTTCGCACGACAAGGAAGTTAAAGCTACCATCGGTGAAACCTTGCGATACCTCGGAAAGAACCGTAATTTCGCCACTGGTATTTTTACCCAATTCATGTACGTCGGTATGCAAACTGCAGTATGGTCATTCACCATCCGGCTGGCCCTTAACCTCGACGACACGATTAACGAACGTACCGCTTCAAACTACATGATATGGGCCTTCGCAGCCTTCTTCGTTGGCAAGTTCATCGCTAACATTCTCATGACCAAATTCAACGAAAATGTTGTCCTGATCGGTTACTCTATTGCTGGCGTTCTCGCTCTTCTCTGGGTTATCACCGTCCCTAATATGACAGCAGTATATGCCGCAATCCTCACCTCGGGTCTTTTCGGTCCATGCTGGGCAACCATCTACGCTCGAACACTCGATGCTATTGAAGATAAGCGCCACACCGAAACCGGTGGTGCGGTGATCGTGATGTCCATTATCGGAGGCGCAGTTATCCCTGTTATCCAAGGTCTCGTCTCAGATACTTTAGACTCAATGCAACTGGCATTCTCTGTATCGCTCGTGTGCTTCCTCGTCGTCTTGATGTATTTCGTTAAGCAACACCGGGCCGAAAAAGCTATTTCTACAACTGAAAAGTGA
- a CDS encoding sugar-binding transcriptional regulator has product MESLSERDIQSLDAAKLYYSGLNQEQVAQRLHVSRPTVSKLLAHAHAQGFIEVRILDPREQDEMLVEELQRRYHLIDVVLVSPVRTGEVAMRDALGKAGAQLIGSLVRDGDAIGLVPSRTISAIADYLEPRPRRNVEVIQLSRGLSDPVPQPGRPGTLERFAAVFSAHCQELNAPLFLGSVPVRTRLTQTPHVRRVLEAGAQARIAIYTVGSTTANRELIESSPLSETEKETIFARSVGDICGRFVDSEGRVCLPDLNNRTVGITLPELRRKEQKILVAGGPEKVSVVKAALEHGYVNRLVTDVRTAQHIVGTNVPFKHERYKK; this is encoded by the coding sequence ATGGAGTCATTGAGTGAGCGCGATATTCAATCCCTTGATGCTGCCAAACTATATTATTCTGGGCTGAATCAAGAACAAGTTGCTCAACGGCTACATGTTTCCCGGCCAACCGTCTCTAAACTATTGGCCCACGCCCATGCGCAAGGCTTTATTGAGGTGCGAATCCTAGATCCTCGAGAACAAGATGAGATGCTGGTTGAGGAACTACAACGTCGTTATCATCTAATAGATGTTGTTCTTGTCAGTCCAGTGCGTACTGGGGAAGTGGCCATGCGTGATGCTCTCGGGAAAGCGGGCGCTCAACTCATTGGATCCTTAGTTCGTGATGGAGATGCTATTGGTCTAGTACCGTCACGGACAATCAGTGCGATAGCTGACTACCTTGAGCCACGCCCACGGCGCAACGTTGAGGTAATCCAACTCAGTCGCGGATTATCGGATCCGGTGCCGCAACCAGGGCGGCCAGGCACACTCGAACGTTTTGCCGCAGTATTTAGTGCTCACTGTCAAGAGCTGAATGCGCCATTATTTTTAGGTTCAGTGCCAGTTCGTACCCGGTTGACTCAAACGCCACACGTGCGCCGGGTTCTTGAAGCCGGTGCGCAGGCAAGGATTGCGATATATACCGTCGGATCAACGACGGCGAACCGGGAACTTATTGAATCTAGCCCACTATCTGAAACTGAGAAAGAAACTATTTTTGCTCGATCAGTAGGCGATATTTGCGGGCGATTTGTTGATAGTGAAGGACGGGTCTGTCTTCCAGACCTTAATAATCGCACGGTAGGAATCACGTTGCCGGAATTGCGCCGCAAAGAACAAAAAATTCTCGTAGCTGGCGGACCAGAGAAAGTCAGCGTCGTCAAAGCCGCGTTAGAGCATGGCTACGTCAACAGGCTAGTAACCGACGTACGCACCGCACAACACATCGTCGGAACAAATGTTCCATTTAAGCACGAACGCTACAAAAAATAA
- the rbsK gene encoding ribokinase: protein MDIAVIGSNMVDLISYIDRMPAEGETLEAPDFHMGCGGKGANQAVAAARLGSDVLMITRVGSDIFADNTVANFEKNGIDTRYVMRTEGSSGVAPIFVDAESHNSILIIKGANAQLSPADIDNAAADIIQCKLIVLQLEVPLETVYAAIRFGKEHNIPVLLNPAPAQPDLVLSEVKDCEYFMPNESELSLLTGMPVDTIDDVRNAATALLNAGMKNVIVTLGSRGVLWMADGVEELLPAVEVQPRDTTGAGDAFIGCFSHYVVKTGDVRLALEKANRYAADSVTKLGTQTSYATAEEFAQL, encoded by the coding sequence ATGGATATCGCAGTAATCGGATCAAATATGGTTGATCTCATCTCATATATTGACCGTATGCCAGCTGAAGGTGAAACTCTGGAAGCTCCAGATTTCCACATGGGTTGTGGCGGTAAGGGGGCAAATCAGGCAGTTGCTGCAGCGCGTCTGGGCTCCGATGTTTTGATGATCACCCGCGTCGGATCAGATATTTTTGCAGATAACACGGTAGCTAATTTTGAGAAGAACGGGATTGATACCCGGTATGTGATGCGTACCGAGGGAAGCTCGGGAGTAGCACCGATCTTTGTTGATGCGGAATCGCATAACTCGATTCTGATTATCAAAGGTGCCAACGCCCAGTTATCGCCTGCTGATATTGATAATGCCGCAGCCGATATTATCCAGTGTAAACTTATCGTTTTGCAGCTTGAAGTGCCGTTAGAAACAGTTTATGCTGCAATTCGTTTCGGTAAAGAACACAATATTCCAGTTTTGCTCAATCCCGCGCCGGCTCAGCCAGATTTGGTGCTCTCTGAGGTGAAAGACTGTGAATACTTCATGCCAAATGAATCTGAGCTTTCACTGCTCACCGGTATGCCTGTTGATACGATCGACGACGTTCGCAATGCAGCTACAGCACTCCTAAACGCAGGGATGAAGAACGTTATTGTTACCCTTGGTTCTCGCGGAGTTTTGTGGATGGCTGACGGTGTTGAAGAGCTCCTTCCGGCCGTTGAGGTACAACCGCGTGATACCACTGGTGCGGGTGATGCGTTCATCGGTTGCTTTAGCCACTACGTTGTTAAAACAGGTGATGTGCGATTGGCTTTGGAAAAAGCTAACCGGTATGCTGCCGATTCGGTAACGAAGCTAGGTACACAGACGTCATATGCTACTGCGGAAGAGTTTGCGCAACTGTAA
- a CDS encoding integrin alpha, protein MAGMCMGMLFAQSFAFSAYANDSEMPADSDTLASEKQATPADSTGRQWGGIDGSRYGDAVRKTDRITYQEAGVIPQVTCDLAGDIQNDLLFISEKEHVLAVLTHIPYGSDTEQIEKHLSEQPDIRRYQLPDTSAGPWKVSCVKINHGEKATLALAHGNMIYLVDRTIFDDVVSADIVQLPIRAKYVFSAPVIDLTAGSPVLEEHAMVAVSGNHVFYFSTLTQKGDISSEHATKIWNLPVNDDQARAVALNSVYGEESVIGIGLPSVATVYAIPLSADSGDLSGQAATIIAHDTSGTSKFGSAMVGIGDINDDDYDDYAIGAPGANNNSGAVAIIYGQAESAGDKMVTVDLNSTTADAVKTNGTSSGHLLRQSAVGRLGMSLAYLQQDGMENPGALIVGRPDHEEHPGALMISARALNKDWNSGLGVDSIPRSQWAWFAAEEGEGDGGLGVGVVQSSDTVEYLSAVLTTDSDGKVNVWTVDMSRQTEKTDPVEPLYPAPDKIIEPPAIKPIDTTAQKRWVGEFSDGLGSAIARERCDVTGDGKPDLVTSSPMRSEWKFDPHYELSTPTHGWILNVTGQLQIIPHATPGSVLPDDSIVTIHGPKETQDPAADAAMGLSVACLGDVNGDAIDDIAVGSHTMGTVWVLYGGPDIAYTDMNALDRNHGFAIRMPYEYGAAGYQVAKVGDIDHDGLADIGFIVANTPLSRGERGSYGTALIVSGQKESDDVDLIESYDNPRVIWRAQTPQGHTLSAFNVVGDINGDGQQDYVLADFNSFSDTGTVPGQAWVVYGSADTHIDLDNDVPGFTLVMPSDASYRLGAGNSIASLGDIDGDGLGDFVIGFDGGQVVNTTNGGIALVHGANFASTTSSTRVISPNDVAHQDSTISVVTGMGSGDGFGWAVDALPERKLIAVGAWGDQGDGAVYLLDGVKIPAGVTSVGDLGSAVRRIDTDAHRARFGRSVAFIGDYMDATTLAIGADGVVDDPVADEEGYSHAAHILTMTIDEEQNTVPDVKPDVKPDVKPDADSGVMDKNQHKKQSQILAQPVNPVVRHSLAHTGLTVMNIMAALGAVLLMGVGCLAAVNRQRSENS, encoded by the coding sequence GTGGCTGGCATGTGTATGGGAATGCTATTTGCACAATCTTTTGCATTCTCAGCGTACGCTAACGATAGTGAAATGCCCGCAGATTCCGACACATTAGCGAGTGAAAAACAAGCTACTCCGGCAGATTCTACAGGGCGTCAATGGGGTGGAATTGACGGTAGTCGTTACGGTGACGCGGTGCGGAAAACGGACCGCATAACATATCAGGAAGCTGGCGTAATTCCTCAGGTCACATGCGATCTCGCTGGTGATATCCAAAACGATCTGCTTTTCATTTCGGAAAAAGAACATGTCCTTGCTGTGTTGACGCATATTCCCTACGGATCAGATACTGAGCAAATCGAAAAACATTTGTCAGAGCAACCAGATATTCGTCGCTACCAACTGCCAGATACCAGTGCCGGACCATGGAAAGTATCGTGCGTAAAAATTAACCACGGAGAAAAAGCGACGCTCGCATTAGCTCACGGCAACATGATTTATCTTGTCGACCGGACTATTTTTGATGACGTGGTAAGTGCTGATATCGTTCAACTGCCCATTCGCGCGAAATATGTATTTAGTGCTCCAGTTATAGATTTAACTGCTGGTTCGCCAGTACTTGAAGAACATGCGATGGTAGCGGTTTCTGGTAACCATGTCTTCTATTTTTCCACTCTTACTCAAAAGGGAGATATTTCTAGTGAGCATGCAACAAAAATCTGGAATTTACCGGTTAACGACGATCAGGCAAGGGCTGTTGCGCTGAATAGTGTTTATGGTGAAGAAAGCGTCATTGGCATTGGCTTACCGAGCGTTGCTACCGTCTACGCTATCCCGCTTAGCGCAGATTCTGGTGACCTTAGCGGTCAAGCCGCCACGATTATTGCCCACGATACGAGCGGGACAAGTAAGTTTGGTTCTGCAATGGTGGGAATCGGCGATATTAACGACGATGACTATGATGACTATGCCATTGGAGCTCCTGGTGCCAATAATAATAGTGGTGCGGTAGCGATTATTTACGGGCAGGCCGAATCAGCTGGCGACAAGATGGTTACCGTCGATCTTAATTCCACAACTGCTGACGCAGTAAAAACAAACGGCACATCGTCGGGACACCTTTTACGGCAAAGTGCAGTGGGACGATTAGGTATGTCGTTGGCTTACCTACAGCAAGACGGAATGGAAAATCCGGGAGCATTAATTGTTGGGCGTCCCGATCATGAAGAACATCCTGGAGCGCTGATGATTTCAGCACGTGCGTTAAATAAGGATTGGAATTCTGGACTAGGTGTTGATTCAATTCCGCGTAGTCAATGGGCATGGTTTGCTGCTGAAGAAGGTGAAGGCGACGGTGGTCTCGGCGTTGGAGTAGTCCAATCGTCAGACACTGTTGAGTATCTTTCGGCGGTTTTGACAACTGATTCGGACGGAAAAGTGAACGTGTGGACAGTCGATATGAGCCGCCAAACAGAAAAGACTGATCCAGTAGAACCACTATATCCAGCTCCAGATAAAATCATTGAACCACCAGCCATCAAGCCGATTGATACAACGGCGCAGAAACGTTGGGTTGGGGAGTTTTCGGACGGTCTAGGTAGTGCCATTGCACGAGAGCGTTGTGACGTTACTGGTGATGGTAAACCTGACTTAGTGACATCCTCACCGATGCGCTCAGAATGGAAATTTGATCCCCACTATGAACTGTCAACCCCTACTCACGGATGGATCTTGAATGTTACTGGGCAGTTGCAGATTATTCCGCATGCTACACCGGGAAGTGTTTTGCCTGACGATTCCATTGTGACGATTCATGGACCGAAAGAAACTCAAGATCCAGCAGCGGACGCAGCTATGGGATTGTCCGTGGCTTGCCTAGGAGATGTTAATGGTGATGCGATTGACGATATTGCTGTGGGTTCGCATACGATGGGTACAGTTTGGGTGCTCTACGGCGGTCCAGATATCGCATATACCGACATGAACGCATTAGATCGCAATCATGGTTTTGCTATTCGGATGCCGTACGAATATGGGGCAGCTGGGTATCAGGTTGCTAAAGTTGGCGACATTGATCATGACGGTTTAGCTGATATTGGTTTCATTGTTGCTAATACACCGTTGTCACGTGGGGAACGCGGATCATATGGGACAGCGTTAATTGTTAGTGGACAAAAAGAATCTGACGACGTTGACCTTATTGAATCCTATGATAACCCACGCGTGATTTGGCGTGCTCAAACCCCGCAAGGACACACATTATCAGCATTTAATGTGGTTGGCGATATTAATGGTGATGGTCAGCAAGATTATGTTCTAGCAGACTTCAATTCATTTTCTGATACCGGTACAGTTCCTGGTCAAGCATGGGTAGTGTATGGGTCAGCCGATACTCATATTGATCTTGATAACGATGTTCCAGGCTTTACTCTGGTGATGCCGTCGGATGCTTCGTATCGGTTGGGTGCTGGAAATTCGATTGCTTCACTTGGCGATATTGATGGTGATGGACTTGGTGATTTTGTTATCGGATTTGATGGTGGACAGGTAGTTAATACGACGAACGGAGGTATCGCTCTTGTCCATGGAGCGAATTTTGCATCGACGACGTCGTCCACTCGTGTTATTTCGCCAAACGATGTAGCCCATCAGGATTCAACAATATCTGTTGTCACTGGAATGGGAAGTGGCGATGGATTTGGGTGGGCAGTAGATGCTTTACCGGAACGTAAGCTTATTGCAGTAGGTGCGTGGGGTGACCAAGGTGACGGTGCTGTTTATCTACTTGATGGGGTAAAAATTCCCGCCGGAGTAACCTCTGTTGGGGATCTTGGATCGGCAGTTCGGCGTATTGATACTGATGCACACCGTGCACGCTTTGGCCGTTCAGTTGCATTTATTGGCGACTACATGGATGCTACTACTTTGGCTATTGGCGCTGATGGTGTTGTTGATGATCCAGTTGCCGACGAAGAAGGGTACTCGCATGCCGCGCACATTCTCACTATGACAATAGATGAGGAACAAAATACTGTTCCGGACGTGAAGCCAGACGTGAAGCCAGACGTGAAGCCAGACGCAGATTCTGGGGTGATGGATAAAAACCAACACAAGAAGCAGTCCCAGATACTAGCGCAGCCAGTTAACCCGGTGGTACGTCACTCGCTGGCGCACACTGGCCTAACCGTCATGAACATCATGGCAGCTCTAGGTGCTGTTCTTCTGATGGGAGTGGGGTGTTTAGCAGCAGTAAATAGACAACGCTCAGAAAACTCATAA